One genomic segment of Ricinus communis isolate WT05 ecotype wild-type chromosome 3, ASM1957865v1, whole genome shotgun sequence includes these proteins:
- the LOC8282064 gene encoding uncharacterized protein LOC8282064 has protein sequence MAFEPYYKGVPEASSFNMEEIQLNTNWEEVVCPICLDFPHNSVLLQCSSYEKGCRPFVCDTDHLHSNCLDRFKSASGMSSPSTSDATTTANTQHSVVDGNSRLACPLCRGEVSGWVAIEKARVHLDEKKRCCEEEQCTFTGTYLELCKHAQLEHPHARPSKIDPARQLDWENFQQSSEIIDVLSTIHSEVPRGVVLGDYVIEYGDDDTVDEFEDFPGDEGNWWTSCILYQVFDNFRNSRNRRRSRVTDTRRGSRRMSYDNSNSDEGSVTSVEFAEYRLDETDDEFASTTGPSRGSSGHRSSRRRRSRFYDN, from the exons ATGGCATTTGAACCTTATTACAAAGGAGTTCCTGAAGCCAGTAGTTTCAACATGGAAGAGATTCAGTTAAATACTAATTGGGAAGAAGTAGTTTGTCCTATATGCTTGGATTTCCCTCACAACAGTGTACTTCTTCAATGTTCATCTTATGAAAAAGGGTGCCGGCCTTTTGTGTGTGATACAGATCATTTGCACTCTAACTGCTTGGACCGTTTCAAAAGTGCATCTGGCATGTCATCCCCTTCAACATCTGATGCAACTACTACAGCAAATACTCAGCATTCAGTGGTGGACGGCAATAGTAGACTAGCTTGTCCCCTATGTAGAGGTGAAGTTTCTGGCTGGGTTGCTATCGAAAAGGCTCGTGTACATTTAGATGAGAAAAAGCGTTGTTGTGAGGAAGAGCAATGCACTTTTACTGGAACATACTTGGAACTATGTAAACATGCTCAGTTAGAGCACCCTCACGCTCGTCCTTCAAAAATTGACCCTGCTCGACAACTTGATTGGGAAAACTTCCAGCAGTCATCTGAGATAATAGATGTTTTGAGTACTATACATTCTGAAGTTCCTCGTGGAGTAGTGTTGGGAGACTATGTGATCGAATACGGGGATGATGACACAGTAGATGAATTTGAGGACTTCCCGGGGGATGAAGGCAACTGGTGGACTTCTTGCATCTTGTATCAGGTGTTTGATAATTTCAGAAATTCAAGAAATAGAAGAAGGTCAAGAGTAACTGATACGAGAAGGGGCAGTCGCCGCATGAGTTATGATAATTCGAACTCTGATGAAGGTTCTGTTACTTCTGTAGAATTTGCAGAGTATAGACTAGACGAGACTGATGATGAATTTGCAAGTACTACTGGCCCATCCAGGGGTAGCTCTGGTCACCGCAG TTCCCGAAGGCGTCGTTCTCGATTCTACGACAATTAG